The nucleotide window CAAGGCGGTCATGCCGCACATGCAAAAGTCCGGCAACGGCGGCAGCATCATCTACATGGGATCGGTGCACTCCAAGGAAGCCTCGGTACTCAAATCCGCCTACGTCACCGCCAAGCACGGCCTCATTGGCCTGTGCAAAACCGTGTCGAAGGAAGGCGGCAAGTACAAGATCCGCGCCAATGTCATTTGCCCCGGTTTTGTGCGCACCCCACTAGTGGAAAAGCAGATCCCCGAGCAAGCCGCCGCATTGGGGATCAGCGAAGACGACGTGATCAAGAAGGTGATGCTCAAGGAAACGGTGGACGGTGAATTCACCACGGTACAGGACGTGGCCGAGGTGGCGCTGCTATTTGCCGGCTTCAACTCCAACGCGCTGACCGGTCAGTCCATCGTGGTCAGCCACGGCTGGTTCATGCAGTAAGCACTGCGGCCCGCACCTGCGGCGGAATGCGCCGCGGCTTGAGCGTGTCGGCCTGCACGCAGCCAATGCGAATGCGGCCCTGCGCCAGCAACGTGTCGCCGCGCCAGGCTTCCTGTTCCAGCACCATCGAGGCCGCGCCCTGCTCCACCACCTTCACGCCCACGGCCATCAGGTCGTCCAGCTTGGCCGGTGCCAGGTAGCGCATCTGCACCTCGGCCACCACAAAGATGGCGCCGGTTTCCTCACGCAGGGCCTGCTGCTCCACGCCCGCGGCGCGCAGCCATTCGGTGCGGGCGCGCTCAAAAAATTTCAGGTAGTTGGCGTAGAAGACCACGCCACCGGCATCGGTGTCTTCCCAGTACACGCGAATGGAAAAAGGGTTGCAAAGTTCGGGCACAGGCAATGGGGCTCCAGTAGACAAAGGTCGTCTGCATTCTATTTCTGAGCCATGGCAATTTGATAGTGAGATACTCCAAGGCTCCATAGATTCGCACGGTTGTGCAACCCTTACAGCACCACAACCGCTGCACACGCAATTGGCTTCAGACATACGCCCCATGAGCTCTCCGCGCATTCAAGGTTGGTGCCCCGGCGCGCTACAGCCCATGTTGGCCGAAGACGGCTGGGTCGTACGGATACGCCCGCCGCTGGGTCGGCTCACCCAGGCCCAGGCCCGTGGCATAGCAGCCCTGGCCAGCCGCTTTGCGCAAGACACCGTAGAGATCACTGGCCGTGCCAATCTGCAACTGCGGGGCATCACGGATGTTGACTACCCAGTGTTGCTGCCAGGCCTGCAAGCATTGGGCCTGGTAGATGCCGATATACGGGCAGAGTCGCGCCGCAACCTGCTGCTTGCCCCGTTCTGGCAAGCCGACGACGGTACGACCGAGCTGGCCAACGCTTTGGCACTGGCACTGAATGCGCCCCAAGCCCCCAATCTCCCGGCGAAATTTGGTTTCGCACTGGACTGCGGAGACACACCAGTCCTGCGCACCAGTTCGGCGGACATTCGCATTGAGCGTTGCGATAGCGGTTTTCTGGTGTACGCCGATGGAAGCACCACTGGCGCGCTGGCACAAGTGGGCGACGTAGTTGCCCTTGCCATGGCACTGGCTCGGTGGTTCATTGACGCCGGTGGCATCGCCACCCCGCGCAAACGCATGGCGTCTCTGGTTGCAAGCCAGCCGCTGCCACACCGTTTCACCGCCACACCGGTGCCAGCCGCAGCGCAGCACCAGCCGCCGTTGGGCCGCGTGCCGCAGGGCTATCTGGCCGCCCTGGAGTTGGGGCAGTTGCCCGCGACCACATTGGCCGCGTTGGCAGAGCTGGCGCACCTGCGCCTGACACCTTGGCGCAGCGTGTTGCTGGAGGGCGTGGAGGCCATCCCCGCTCTGCCAGACCTCATCACCCGCGCCGACGACCCGCGCTTGCGCATCCACGCCTGCACGGGCGCTCCCGGTTGTGGGCAGGCGGCAGGCGCCACCCGGCCACTGGCCCGCGCACTGGCGGCCTTCCTGCCGGTCGGCCAGACACTGCATGTCTCTGGCTGCACCAAAGGCTGCGCCCACCCCGCACCAACACTGACCGTGGTGGCCACCACCACGGGTTACAACCTGATTCACCACGGCAACGCCGCGTCCCCCGCCGATTTGGTGGGGCTGACCCCGGCGGCACTGGCCACCCAGCTACAAGAACGAGCGCATGCGACACCTTTATGAAACCGATGGCGAGGCCATCTACCGGCAGTCCTTTGCCATCATCCGGGCCGAGGCCGATCTGGCCCGCTTTGACGCCGTGGAAGAAATGGCCGCGGTGCGCATGGTGCACGCCGCCGGCATGGTGGGCCTGGAATCCCAGATCCAATTCACACCCGGCATGGCCCAGGCCACCCGGGCTGCGCTGGAGGCCGGCGCGCCCATTCTGTGTGACGTGCGCATGGTGAGCGAAGGCATAACGCGCAGCCGCCTGCCTGCCAACAACGCCGTGATCTGCACCTTGCAGGAGCCCGAAGTGCGTTCCCTGGCGCAGACCCTGGGCACCACCCGCAGCGCCGCCGCGGTAGAGCTGTGGCGCCCGCACCTGGCCGGAGCCGTGGTGGCCATTGGCAATGCGCCCACCGCGCTGTTTCACCTGCTGAATCTGTTGCAAGACCCCAACTATCCAAGGCCTGCCGCCATCATTGCCTGCCCCGTGGGCTTTGTGGGCGCGGCCGAATCCAAGACGGCACTGATGGCGGCGCCGCCCGTGCCATGTATGGTGGTGAGCGGCCGGTTGGGTGGCTCTGCCATTACCGTGGCGGCGATCAATGCGCTGGCCAGCCGGAGGGAGATTTGATGGGCCGCATTGTCTGTGCCGGCCTGGGGCCTGGCGACCCCGATCTGATGAGCGTGCGCTCGGACCGCGCCATCCGCAGTGCCGGGCATGTGGCGTACTTCCGCAAAAAGGGGCGCCCCGGCCAGGCCCGGCGCATTGTGGAAGGCATGTTGGCGCCGCACGCCGTGGAGTACCCGATGGAGTACCCGGTGACCACCGAGCTGCCGTTTGACAGCCCCGAGTACATCCACTGCCTGGCCAGCTTTTACGACGAATGGGCCGAGCGCCTGGCCGTGCTCGCACAGGCGCAGGACGTGCTGGTGCTGTGCGAGGGCGACCCGTTTTTCTACGGCTCCTTCATGCACCTGTACACCCGCCTGCAGGGCCGCGCCCAAGTCGACGTCATCCCCGGCATTCCCGGCATGGTGGGCTGCTGGTCGGCCACGCAAACACCCATCACCTGGGGCGACGACGTGATGACCGTGCTCATGGGTACCTTGCCCGATGCCGAGCTGGAGCGGCACATGCAATCGGCAGACGCACTGGTCATCATGAAGACCGGGCGCAACCTGCCCCGCGTGCGCCGGGCGCTGCAGGCCACGGGCCGACTGGAGCAGGCCTGGCTGGTGGAGCGCGGCACCATGCCGGGCCAGCGTGTGCTGCCATTGGCCGAGGTGGACGGCAACGACTGCCCTTACTTCGCCATCGTGCTGGTGCACGGCCATGGTCGGCGCCCCGAGGTGCAGGAATGAAAGGCTGGCTGTGCATTGCCGGCCTGGGGCCGGGTGACGAGCAGTTGGTCACGCCCGAGGTCAGCGCTGCGCTGGCCGAGGCGACCGATATCGTGGGTTACATCCCTTACGTGGCGCGCATTGCGCCTCGGCCGGGGCTCACCCTGCATGCCTCGGACAACCGGGTGGAGATGGACCGGGCGCTTGCAGCGTTGCAGATGGCGGCTGCGGGCCACAAGGTGGTGGTGGTGTCCTCGGGCGACCCCGGCGTGTTTGCCATGGCGGCGGCTGTGTTTGAAGCACTGGAAGGCCAAGCGCACTGGCAGGATTTGGATATCCGCGTGTTGCCCGGCATCACCGCCATGCTGGCCGCTGCGGCCAAGGCGGGCGCGCCACTGGGCCACGATTTTTGCGCCATCAACCTCAGCGACAACCTGAAGCCCGCCAGCCTGATTGAAGCGCGCGTGCGCGCTGCGGCCGGTGCCGATTTTGCGATGGCGTTTTACAACCCGCGCTCCGCCAGCCGCCCGGATACCTTTGCGCGCATCCTTGCGCTACTGCTGGAGATGTGTGGCCCAGACCGGCTCATCACCTTTGCCCGGGCGGTGAGCACGCCCGAAGAGCGCATTGCCACCGTCACCCTGGCGCAGGCGCGTGCCGACATGGCTGACATGCGCACGGTCGTCATCGTGGGCAATAGCGCGACCCGGCAGGTTGGCCGGTTTGTTTACACGCCGCGTTCAGTGGCCCTGCCGGTGTTGCCATGAGGGTCCGCAAGCCACTGCAACACCTCGTCGACACCGCCCACGGTGGAGCGTGCCGGGATGATCGGGCGGTCGATCAGGATGACGGGCAGGCCCAAGGCGCGGGCGGCGCTGAGCTTGGCCTCCGCGCCGCTGCCGCCAGAGTTTTTGGCGACGACGTGCGTGATGCGGTGCTGCCGCAGCAAAGCGGTATCACCAGCTTCGGTAAACGGACCGCGTGCCAGCACGATGTGCCCGCGCTCGAGTGGCAGTTCCACCGAGGCATCCACCAGGCGCAACAAAAACCAGTGCTGCGGCTGGGCCAGAAATGGCGCCAGATGCTGGCGTCCAATGGCCAGAAAAACACGGGCGGGTGCTTCGGGCAGCGCACGCACTGCGGAGTCCATGTCAGGAACCGGCTGCCAATGGTCACCAGCCTGCGCCTGCCAAGCCGGGCGCTCCAGCGCCAACAGCGGAATGCCGGTCGCCGCACAGGCACCCACGGCGTTGCGACTCATCTGGGCGGCGAAGGGATGGGTGGCGTCCACCACATGGCTGATGCGCTGCTCCCGCAGCCAGGCACGCAAACCATCCACCCCGCCAAAGCCCCCAACCCGCACGGGCAGGGGCTGTGGCAGCGGGGATTCGGTACGGCCGGCATAGGAAAACACGGCGTCCACCTGCGTATCGGCCAAGGCCTGGGCCAGGCGGCTGGCTTCGGTGGTGCCCCCCAACACGAGAACACGCGGTATGGCTGAACCCTGGCTTTCAATCATTGGCATGGGGGAAGATGGGCTGCATGGTCTGTCGGATGGTAGCCGCTCGGCTTTGGCGAATGCACTGCATGTGGTCGGCGGCCCCAGGCACCTGGCCTTGGCGCAGGCGGGAGAGCGTGGCATCGCCTGGCCCGTGCCGTTTGATATCGCGCCCGTACTGGCACTGCGCGGCCAGTCCACTGTGGTGTTGGCCTCAGGCGACCCATTTTGGTTTGGTGCGGGTGGCAGCCTGGCCAAGCACTTAGACCCCGGCGAATGGCGGGCGTTCCCCGCACCCAGCACCTTTGCTTGGGCTATGGCCCGCTTGGGCTGGCCCCTGGAAACCACGCATTGTTTTGGATTGCACGCCACGCCCTTTGCGACTACCCGGCAGGTGCTGCAAACCGGCCAACGGCTGGTCTGCCTGCTACGCGATGGCCCAGCGGTTGCGGACTACGCACATTGGTTGACGGCGCTGGGCGCGGGCGATTCCCGCGTCTGGGTGCTGGAAGCCCTGGGCGGCCCGCGCGAGCGCGTGCGTGAGGCTCTGGCGCGCACTTGTCACTTCGCAGACATTGCGGCACCTGTGGCCATCGCAGTAGAAGTGGTCGGCCTGAACGGCATGGCGCGCACGCCTGGGCGCCCCGACGCCGACTTTGCCCACGATGGGCAGATCACAAAATCCCCGGTACGGGCCATCACGCTGGCTGCGCTGGCGCCGCGCCAGGGAGAACACCTGTGGGACCTGGGCGCGGGCTCCGGCTCGATTGCCGTGGAGTGGTGCCTGGCTGGCGGCACGGCCAGCGCCGTGGAGCAACATGGTGAGCGGGTGGTCAATATTCAGGCGAATGCCCAGCGCTTTGGCGTGGCCACTGCACTATCGGTGGTGCACGGGCCTGCCCTGCTGGCCCTGCAGAACTTGCCCAGAGCCGATGCGGTATTTGTGGGCGGCGGATTTGACCTGGCATTGTTCGAAGCACTTCGGGCCGCCGTGCCGCAAGGCTGCCGCCTGGTGGTCAATGCCGTGACGCTGGAAACCGAATCAGCCCTGCTGCAACTGCATGCGCTGCACGGCGGCGAACTGCTGCGCATCGAGCTGGCGCAGGCCGCACCGCTGGGGCGCATGCGCGGCTGGCAGCCTAGCCGCCCCGCGGTGCAGTGGAGCATCCGGCTATGAAGGGCTGGGCATGAGCGTAGCCGGGTTCGGGTTTCGTGCTGCGGCGACTACTGAGTCGTTGAAGCACGCTCTGGAGCTTGCCTTGGCGCAAGCGGACGCGCCTATCGCTCTGACCGCGCTGGCCACGGCCTGGGACAAGGCGGCCGCCCCGGCGTTTGTGCGTTTTGCCGCCGAGTGGGGCTTGCCGGTGCAGGCCATTGCGGCAGAGGCCTTGCACACGCAGCCGGCCCACACCAGCGCCCATGTGCCTGCACGGTATGGCCAGCACAGCCTGGCCGAGTCTTCTGCACTG belongs to Rhodoferax saidenbachensis and includes:
- a CDS encoding bifunctional cobalt-precorrin-7 (C(5))-methyltransferase/cobalt-precorrin-6B (C(15))-methyltransferase, translated to MAEPWLSIIGMGEDGLHGLSDGSRSALANALHVVGGPRHLALAQAGERGIAWPVPFDIAPVLALRGQSTVVLASGDPFWFGAGGSLAKHLDPGEWRAFPAPSTFAWAMARLGWPLETTHCFGLHATPFATTRQVLQTGQRLVCLLRDGPAVADYAHWLTALGAGDSRVWVLEALGGPRERVREALARTCHFADIAAPVAIAVEVVGLNGMARTPGRPDADFAHDGQITKSPVRAITLAALAPRQGEHLWDLGAGSGSIAVEWCLAGGTASAVEQHGERVVNIQANAQRFGVATALSVVHGPALLALQNLPRADAVFVGGGFDLALFEALRAAVPQGCRLVVNAVTLETESALLQLHALHGGELLRIELAQAAPLGRMRGWQPSRPAVQWSIRL
- a CDS encoding 3-hydroxybutyrate dehydrogenase, translated to MKLQDKVCIVTGAASGIGKEIALTYAREGGKVVIADLNKAAAQAAADEIVKAGGTAMAVAMDVTNEDQVNAAVAEVVAAYGGVDVLVSNAGIQIVHPIEEFPFADWKKMLAIHLDGAFLTTKAVMPHMQKSGNGGSIIYMGSVHSKEASVLKSAYVTAKHGLIGLCKTVSKEGGKYKIRANVICPGFVRTPLVEKQIPEQAAALGISEDDVIKKVMLKETVDGEFTTVQDVAEVALLFAGFNSNALTGQSIVVSHGWFMQ
- the ybgC gene encoding tol-pal system-associated acyl-CoA thioesterase; translated protein: MYWEDTDAGGVVFYANYLKFFERARTEWLRAAGVEQQALREETGAIFVVAEVQMRYLAPAKLDDLMAVGVKVVEQGAASMVLEQEAWRGDTLLAQGRIRIGCVQADTLKPRRIPPQVRAAVLTA
- a CDS encoding precorrin-2 C(20)-methyltransferase; translated protein: MGRIVCAGLGPGDPDLMSVRSDRAIRSAGHVAYFRKKGRPGQARRIVEGMLAPHAVEYPMEYPVTTELPFDSPEYIHCLASFYDEWAERLAVLAQAQDVLVLCEGDPFFYGSFMHLYTRLQGRAQVDVIPGIPGMVGCWSATQTPITWGDDVMTVLMGTLPDAELERHMQSADALVIMKTGRNLPRVRRALQATGRLEQAWLVERGTMPGQRVLPLAEVDGNDCPYFAIVLVHGHGRRPEVQE
- a CDS encoding precorrin-8X methylmutase, translated to MRHLYETDGEAIYRQSFAIIRAEADLARFDAVEEMAAVRMVHAAGMVGLESQIQFTPGMAQATRAALEAGAPILCDVRMVSEGITRSRLPANNAVICTLQEPEVRSLAQTLGTTRSAAAVELWRPHLAGAVVAIGNAPTALFHLLNLLQDPNYPRPAAIIACPVGFVGAAESKTALMAAPPVPCMVVSGRLGGSAITVAAINALASRREI
- a CDS encoding cobalt-precorrin-6A reductase, with amino-acid sequence MPMIESQGSAIPRVLVLGGTTEASRLAQALADTQVDAVFSYAGRTESPLPQPLPVRVGGFGGVDGLRAWLREQRISHVVDATHPFAAQMSRNAVGACAATGIPLLALERPAWQAQAGDHWQPVPDMDSAVRALPEAPARVFLAIGRQHLAPFLAQPQHWFLLRLVDASVELPLERGHIVLARGPFTEAGDTALLRQHRITHVVAKNSGGSGAEAKLSAARALGLPVILIDRPIIPARSTVGGVDEVLQWLADPHGNTGRATERGV
- the cobJ gene encoding precorrin-3B C(17)-methyltransferase is translated as MKGWLCIAGLGPGDEQLVTPEVSAALAEATDIVGYIPYVARIAPRPGLTLHASDNRVEMDRALAALQMAAAGHKVVVVSSGDPGVFAMAAAVFEALEGQAHWQDLDIRVLPGITAMLAAAAKAGAPLGHDFCAINLSDNLKPASLIEARVRAAAGADFAMAFYNPRSASRPDTFARILALLLEMCGPDRLITFARAVSTPEERIATVTLAQARADMADMRTVVIVGNSATRQVGRFVYTPRSVALPVLP
- the cobG gene encoding precorrin-3B synthase, translated to MSSPRIQGWCPGALQPMLAEDGWVVRIRPPLGRLTQAQARGIAALASRFAQDTVEITGRANLQLRGITDVDYPVLLPGLQALGLVDADIRAESRRNLLLAPFWQADDGTTELANALALALNAPQAPNLPAKFGFALDCGDTPVLRTSSADIRIERCDSGFLVYADGSTTGALAQVGDVVALAMALARWFIDAGGIATPRKRMASLVASQPLPHRFTATPVPAAAQHQPPLGRVPQGYLAALELGQLPATTLAALAELAHLRLTPWRSVLLEGVEAIPALPDLITRADDPRLRIHACTGAPGCGQAAGATRPLARALAAFLPVGQTLHVSGCTKGCAHPAPTLTVVATTTGYNLIHHGNAASPADLVGLTPAALATQLQERAHATPL
- a CDS encoding cobalamin biosynthesis protein, with amino-acid sequence MSVAGFGFRAAATTESLKHALELALAQADAPIALTALATAWDKAAAPAFVRFAAEWGLPVQAIAAEALHTQPAHTSAHVPARYGQHSLAESSALAAAGPGAQLRGLRCVSPDRLATAAIAFVLLENTSP